In a genomic window of [Empedobacter] haloabium:
- a CDS encoding type 1 glutamine amidotransferase domain-containing protein — protein sequence MQAQLLRGAAAALLTLSVAIPASAAQVLVVLSDAHHLDLKDGKRYDTGFYLNELLVPVKMLLDAGHQVTFATPLGRAPAVDKSSLDAQYFGGDAAALADYRALLERLALTSAERSPVVSLARVEQQGYARYDAVYVPGGHAPMQDLIRSPQLGRLLADFHARGKTTALVCHGPAALLSTLDPAFVARLEAGKPAVQAKWIYAGYRMTVISNTEEEQAKALLNGGTMKLLPQTGLQKAGADYRGNAQPWTPYVVQDRELITGQNPASAAAVGKLLVQRLAAN from the coding sequence ATGCAAGCCCAACTTCTCCGTGGCGCCGCCGCCGCCCTGCTGACTCTGTCCGTTGCGATTCCCGCCTCTGCCGCCCAGGTGCTGGTCGTGCTGTCCGACGCCCACCACCTCGACCTGAAGGACGGCAAACGCTATGACACGGGCTTCTACCTGAACGAACTGCTGGTCCCGGTCAAAATGCTGCTGGACGCCGGCCACCAGGTCACGTTCGCCACGCCGCTCGGCCGGGCCCCGGCCGTCGACAAATCGTCGCTGGACGCCCAGTATTTCGGCGGCGACGCCGCCGCGCTGGCCGACTACCGCGCGCTGCTGGAGCGGCTGGCGCTGACGTCCGCCGAGCGCTCGCCCGTCGTCAGCCTGGCGCGGGTCGAGCAGCAGGGCTACGCCCGCTATGACGCGGTCTACGTGCCGGGTGGCCATGCGCCGATGCAGGACCTGATCCGCAGCCCCCAGCTGGGCCGCCTGCTGGCCGATTTCCATGCGCGCGGCAAGACCACTGCGCTGGTCTGCCACGGCCCCGCCGCGCTGCTGTCCACGCTTGACCCGGCGTTCGTCGCCCGCCTGGAAGCAGGCAAGCCGGCCGTGCAAGCGAAGTGGATCTACGCCGGCTACCGGATGACCGTGATCAGCAATACGGAAGAGGAGCAGGCCAAGGCGCTGCTGAACGGCGGCACGATGAAGCTGTTGCCGCAAACGGGCTTGCAAAAGGCCGGGGCCGATTACCGCGGCAACGCGCAACCGTGGACGCCCTACGTGGTGCAGGACCGCGAGCTGATCACGGGCCAGAACCCGGCCTCGGCGGCCGCAGTGGGCAAGCTGCTGGTGCAACGCCTCGCTGCCAACTGA
- a CDS encoding host attachment protein: protein MQTTWIVTANNGRARIYAQKDQNSALLEVEDMVNPTQRGRVSDIDTDQLGQLAASKSIKSVGAATQPSGYEPNQTPLEHQAELFVRSLADYLLQGYTQNRYQNLILAAGPETLGQLRKLLDKQVTNAITQELNKDYTHVSPHDLLAQLKQHQT from the coding sequence ATGCAAACTACCTGGATCGTCACCGCGAATAACGGCCGGGCCCGTATCTACGCCCAGAAGGATCAGAACAGCGCCCTCTTGGAAGTCGAGGATATGGTGAACCCGACCCAGCGCGGTCGCGTCTCCGATATCGATACCGACCAGCTGGGACAGCTGGCCGCCTCGAAGAGCATCAAGAGCGTGGGTGCGGCAACGCAGCCCAGCGGCTATGAGCCGAACCAGACGCCCCTGGAGCACCAGGCCGAGCTGTTCGTGCGCAGCCTGGCCGACTATCTGCTGCAGGGCTATACGCAGAACCGCTACCAGAACTTGATCCTGGCGGCGGGGCCGGAAACGCTGGGCCAGCTGCGCAAGCTGCTGGACAAGCAGGTCACCAACGCGATCACCCAGGAGCTGAACAAGGACTACACCCATGTCTCGCCCCATGACCTGCTGGCGCAGCTGAAGCAGCACCAGACCTGA
- a CDS encoding SlyX family protein produces the protein MSDAVENRLIDIEIKLAHQEHLVESLNERIYEQQQQIDKLEQLIAAMAERIRTRDAAQAPINERPPHY, from the coding sequence GTGAGCGACGCTGTAGAGAACCGCCTTATCGACATCGAAATCAAGCTGGCCCACCAGGAGCACCTGGTCGAGTCCCTGAACGAGCGCATCTACGAACAGCAACAACAGATCGACAAGCTGGAACAGCTGATCGCCGCCATGGCCGAGCGCATCCGCACCCGCGACGCGGCGCAGGCGCCGATCAACGAGCGCCCGCCGCATTACTGA
- a CDS encoding UvrD-helicase domain-containing protein, with translation MSNAPQFGLNGPQSEAVLYLDGPALVLAGAGSGKTRVITQKITYMIEDRGYDPRTIAALTFTNKAALEMQERVAKLLKQPRQAKLLTVSTFHSLGVKILRQEANHLGLKDRFSIMDSDDCYSLVQDLAITTDKQLIRRIQNDISLWKNGLVTPELALRNAKDEDEAQSARIYASYVATLSSYQAVDFDDLIRLPVELFRDNETVRDKWQRRLRYLLVDEYQDTNTCQYELLKLMVTGLGKKPMFTAVGDDDQAIYAWRGASVENLANLQVDFPDLKLIKLEQNYRSTTRILQAANAVIANNPKLFEKALWSEHGLGEPIKVHAMPNDEQEAEQVAIMISADHFERKNKWSDYAILYRGNHQARVIEQALRNQRIPYTISGGQSFFDKAEIKDIIAYLRLLANQDDDPAFIRAVTTPRRGIGQSTLEVLGAFSGQWQCSLFEAVFKGGIEAKLTDRQLGPLRDFCNFINDLESRASRPGPAGSGDNAAQVLDDLMEAIHYEHYLYDTLEERAAQSRWQNVLDFVQWLKDRGRGGKDRDGEEKNVLELTQMVALMSMLEGKDEDPDAIRMSTLHASKGLEYPHVFLVGVEEGILPHKGDPDAPVETLAQRIEEERRLMYVGITRAKRTLQLTWCKKRKRGGEHVHCDVSRFIAEMQLDVGDAPPKETEVISPRERLARMKELLATPKTKEIT, from the coding sequence ATGTCCAATGCACCACAATTCGGCCTGAACGGGCCGCAAAGCGAAGCCGTGCTGTACCTCGACGGTCCGGCCCTCGTGCTGGCCGGCGCCGGCTCGGGCAAGACGCGCGTCATCACGCAGAAGATCACCTACATGATCGAGGACCGCGGCTACGATCCGCGCACGATCGCCGCGCTGACGTTCACCAACAAAGCCGCGCTGGAAATGCAGGAACGGGTGGCCAAGCTGCTGAAACAGCCGCGCCAGGCCAAGCTGTTGACGGTGTCCACGTTCCACTCGCTGGGCGTGAAGATCCTGCGCCAGGAAGCGAATCACCTGGGCCTGAAGGACCGCTTTTCCATCATGGACAGCGACGACTGCTATTCGCTGGTGCAGGACCTCGCCATCACGACGGACAAGCAGCTGATCCGCCGCATCCAGAACGACATCTCGCTGTGGAAGAACGGCCTCGTCACGCCCGAGCTGGCGCTGCGCAATGCGAAGGACGAGGACGAGGCGCAGTCGGCCCGCATCTACGCCAGCTACGTGGCGACGCTGTCGTCGTACCAGGCGGTCGACTTCGACGACCTGATCCGCCTGCCGGTGGAACTGTTCCGCGACAACGAGACGGTGCGCGACAAATGGCAGCGCCGCCTGCGCTACCTGCTGGTGGACGAGTACCAGGACACCAATACCTGCCAGTACGAGCTGCTGAAACTGATGGTGACGGGACTGGGCAAGAAGCCGATGTTCACGGCCGTCGGCGACGACGACCAGGCCATCTACGCCTGGCGCGGCGCCTCGGTGGAAAACCTGGCCAACCTGCAGGTGGACTTCCCCGACCTCAAATTGATCAAGCTGGAGCAGAACTACCGCTCCACCACGCGCATCCTGCAGGCCGCCAACGCCGTCATCGCGAACAACCCGAAACTGTTCGAGAAGGCGCTGTGGTCCGAGCACGGCCTGGGCGAGCCGATCAAGGTGCATGCGATGCCGAACGACGAGCAGGAAGCCGAGCAGGTCGCCATCATGATCTCGGCCGACCACTTCGAGCGCAAGAACAAATGGTCGGATTACGCGATCCTGTACCGCGGCAACCACCAGGCCCGCGTGATCGAGCAGGCGCTGCGCAACCAGCGCATTCCGTACACGATCTCGGGCGGGCAGAGCTTCTTCGACAAGGCCGAGATCAAGGACATCATCGCCTACCTGCGCCTGCTGGCGAACCAGGACGACGATCCCGCCTTCATCCGCGCCGTGACGACGCCGCGCCGCGGTATCGGCCAGTCCACGCTGGAAGTGCTGGGCGCGTTCTCGGGCCAGTGGCAGTGCTCGCTGTTCGAAGCCGTCTTCAAGGGCGGCATCGAGGCCAAGCTGACCGACCGCCAGCTGGGCCCGTTGCGCGACTTCTGCAACTTCATCAACGACCTGGAGTCGCGCGCCAGCCGGCCCGGCCCGGCCGGCAGCGGCGACAACGCGGCGCAGGTGCTGGACGACCTGATGGAAGCCATCCACTACGAGCACTACCTGTACGACACGCTGGAAGAGCGCGCCGCGCAAAGCCGCTGGCAGAACGTGCTGGACTTCGTGCAATGGCTGAAGGACCGCGGCCGCGGCGGCAAGGACCGCGACGGTGAAGAGAAAAACGTATTGGAGTTGACGCAGATGGTCGCGCTGATGTCCATGCTGGAAGGCAAGGACGAAGACCCGGACGCGATCCGCATGTCCACCCTGCACGCCTCGAAAGGGCTGGAATATCCGCACGTGTTCCTGGTCGGCGTGGAAGAGGGCATCCTGCCGCACAAGGGCGATCCGGACGCGCCCGTCGAGACGCTGGCCCAGCGCATCGAGGAAGAGCGGCGCCTGATGTACGTGGGCATCACCCGCGCCAAGCGCACGTTGCAGCTGACGTGGTGCAAGAAGAGAAAACGCGGCGGCGAGCACGTGCACTGTGACGTGTCGCGCTTCATTGCCGAGATGCAGCTGGACGTGGGCGACGCGCCGCCGAAAGAAACCGAAGTCATCAGTCCACGCGAGCGCCTGGCGCGCATGAAGGAACTGCTGGCCACCCCGAAAACGAAGGAAATCACGTGA
- a CDS encoding SRPBCC family protein: MKFEHLIEINDPLNPLIDTLTHEQLWRGLVLRAESPKLFVPHLDECHIQDRTDKGFKRTQRYGALVIEDTVVLEYPDRIRYEVAPQGEISKSSLTMTIESHGTERLYVRFEYEDAHDALEDEANKMYDEFRRSAYQESDIDTIRVLRSLAEEGRLDATLN, encoded by the coding sequence ATGAAATTCGAGCATCTGATTGAAATCAACGATCCGCTGAACCCGCTGATCGACACCCTCACCCACGAACAGCTGTGGCGTGGCCTCGTGCTGCGCGCCGAATCGCCCAAGCTGTTCGTGCCGCACCTGGACGAGTGCCACATCCAGGACCGCACCGACAAGGGTTTCAAACGCACGCAGCGCTATGGCGCGCTGGTGATCGAGGATACCGTCGTGCTGGAATACCCCGACCGCATCCGCTACGAGGTGGCGCCGCAGGGCGAGATCAGCAAGTCCAGCCTGACGATGACGATCGAGTCGCACGGCACCGAGCGGCTGTACGTGCGCTTCGAGTACGAGGACGCGCACGACGCGCTGGAAGACGAGGCCAACAAGATGTACGACGAGTTCCGCCGCTCCGCCTACCAGGAGTCGGACATCGACACGATCCGCGTGCTGCGCAGCCTGGCCGAGGAAGGCAGGCTGGATGCGACCTTGAACTGA
- a CDS encoding HD domain-containing phosphohydrolase, with the protein MTIRRLTYGDVRLGELLPWDVCGDNGALLVRKGYVPTSDSQLDALVARGFIDDPEYRDPVAAVAEPPSVVRLLNQALTALEPLLQRIVAGGGAVQAELEQVAALVRAAVDVNPEVAAACILHNQQAASYAVRHCIDTAVVALIVARAIKREPAEQQSMLLAALTMNVGMLQLQDERGLLTDAERSLVRAHPERGIALLRQAGVQDPVWLDCVLAHHENEDGSGYPRGLAGDAIPCPAKLIALADRYCARVSTRPYRKPMLPNAALRDILLEARHALDAQLGAVLIRELGIYPIGTYVRLLNGEVGVVARKGLNSTTPYVQTFIGPRGAKLDVFLQRDTRADLSAIRDVLSAEQVDATFRMDQVWGRAALP; encoded by the coding sequence ATGACCATCAGACGCTTGACCTACGGTGACGTACGCCTCGGCGAGCTGCTGCCCTGGGACGTCTGCGGCGACAACGGCGCCCTGCTGGTGCGCAAGGGCTATGTGCCCACGTCCGACAGCCAGCTGGACGCGCTGGTCGCGCGCGGTTTCATCGACGATCCCGAGTACCGCGACCCGGTCGCCGCCGTGGCCGAGCCGCCATCGGTCGTGCGCCTGTTGAACCAGGCATTGACCGCGCTCGAGCCGCTATTGCAACGGATCGTCGCCGGCGGCGGCGCCGTCCAGGCCGAGCTGGAGCAGGTGGCGGCCCTCGTGCGCGCAGCGGTCGACGTCAATCCCGAGGTGGCGGCCGCCTGCATCCTGCACAACCAGCAGGCCGCGTCGTATGCGGTGCGGCATTGTATCGATACGGCCGTCGTGGCCCTGATCGTCGCCCGCGCCATCAAGCGCGAACCGGCCGAGCAGCAGTCGATGCTGCTGGCCGCGCTGACGATGAACGTGGGCATGCTGCAACTGCAGGACGAGCGCGGCCTGCTGACCGACGCGGAGCGCTCGCTGGTGCGGGCGCACCCCGAGCGGGGTATCGCGCTGCTGCGCCAGGCGGGCGTGCAGGACCCCGTCTGGCTGGACTGCGTGCTGGCGCACCATGAAAACGAGGACGGCTCCGGCTACCCGCGCGGGCTGGCGGGCGATGCGATCCCGTGCCCGGCCAAGCTGATCGCGCTGGCCGACCGCTACTGCGCGCGCGTCTCCACGCGGCCCTACCGCAAGCCGATGCTGCCGAACGCGGCCCTGCGTGACATCCTGCTGGAAGCGCGCCACGCGCTGGACGCGCAACTGGGCGCCGTGCTGATCCGGGAGTTGGGCATCTACCCGATCGGCACCTACGTGCGCTTGCTGAACGGGGAGGTGGGCGTGGTGGCGCGCAAGGGCCTGAACTCGACGACGCCGTATGTCCAGACCTTCATCGGCCCGCGCGGCGCCAAGCTGGACGTTTTCCTGCAGCGCGACACGCGCGCCGACCTGTCCGCCATCCGCGACGTGCTCAGCGCCGAGCAGGTCGACGCCACGTTCCGGATGGACCAGGTGTGGGGGCGGGCGGCGCTGCCCTGA
- a CDS encoding dihydrolipoyl dehydrogenase has protein sequence MKEIRCDVAVIGAGSAGLSAYRAARAAGKHAVLIEGGPYGTTCARVGCMPSKLLISAGEAAHALQVAPGFGVHPGTVRIDGAAVMDRVRRERDRFVGFVIENVEELPADDKIRGYARFTGPDTLQVGDHTTVHAERIVIATGSKPLVPEEWAAAGPRVIHSDAVFDWTDLPGSVAVIGTGVIGLELGQALHRLGVRVALYARGGSIAQLADPAVLANAASVLQEELDIRFKTQVVSVQADGQQLALVTRDGDGNTRTERYDYVLAAIGRTPNVHALRLDLAGIELDRRGIPLYDKHTMQCGTSPIFIAGDVNDELPLLPEAADQGKIAGHNAGTFPLVTPGLRRTPLAIAFTEPQIATLGAGYGDLCRSHGGRFAIGMVSFANQGRSRVMLQNRGMLRVYGEYGSGRFLGAEMIGPRAEHIGHLLSWAVQAQLTVAAMLDMPFYHPVVEEGVRTALRDLAERLKHPPPEAPQPCPDCTPGT, from the coding sequence ATGAAGGAAATTCGTTGCGACGTGGCCGTGATCGGCGCGGGCAGCGCCGGGCTGTCGGCCTATCGCGCCGCGCGCGCCGCCGGCAAGCATGCGGTGCTGATCGAAGGCGGCCCCTATGGCACCACGTGCGCCCGCGTCGGCTGCATGCCCAGCAAGCTGCTGATCTCGGCCGGCGAGGCGGCGCATGCGTTGCAGGTCGCGCCCGGCTTTGGCGTCCATCCCGGCACTGTGCGCATCGACGGCGCCGCCGTCATGGATCGGGTGCGGCGCGAGCGCGACCGTTTTGTCGGCTTCGTGATCGAGAATGTCGAGGAACTGCCGGCCGACGACAAGATTCGCGGCTATGCCCGCTTCACGGGGCCGGACACGCTGCAAGTGGGCGACCACACCACCGTGCATGCCGAACGCATCGTCATCGCGACCGGCTCGAAACCGCTCGTGCCCGAAGAGTGGGCGGCCGCGGGCCCGCGCGTGATCCACAGTGACGCCGTGTTCGACTGGACCGACCTGCCGGGCTCCGTCGCCGTCATCGGCACCGGCGTCATCGGGCTGGAACTGGGTCAGGCGCTGCACCGGCTGGGCGTGCGCGTGGCGCTGTACGCGCGCGGCGGCAGCATCGCGCAGCTGGCCGATCCGGCGGTGCTGGCCAACGCGGCCAGCGTGCTGCAGGAAGAACTCGACATCCGGTTCAAGACCCAGGTCGTGTCCGTCCAGGCCGACGGCCAGCAGCTGGCGCTGGTGACGCGCGACGGCGACGGCAACACGCGCACCGAGCGCTACGATTACGTGCTGGCCGCCATCGGCCGCACGCCGAACGTCCACGCGCTGCGGCTGGACCTGGCCGGCATCGAACTGGACCGGCGCGGCATTCCGCTGTACGACAAGCATACGATGCAGTGCGGCACCAGTCCGATCTTTATCGCCGGCGACGTCAACGACGAACTGCCGCTGCTGCCCGAGGCGGCGGACCAGGGCAAGATCGCCGGCCACAACGCCGGCACCTTCCCGCTGGTGACACCGGGGCTGCGCCGCACGCCGCTGGCGATCGCGTTTACCGAGCCGCAGATCGCCACCCTGGGCGCCGGCTACGGCGACCTGTGCCGCAGCCACGGCGGCCGCTTTGCCATCGGCATGGTGTCGTTCGCCAACCAGGGGCGCAGCCGCGTGATGCTGCAGAACCGCGGCATGTTGCGCGTGTACGGCGAATATGGCAGCGGCCGCTTCCTGGGCGCGGAAATGATCGGCCCACGGGCCGAGCACATCGGCCATCTGCTGTCCTGGGCCGTGCAGGCCCAGCTGACGGTGGCGGCCATGCTGGACATGCCGTTCTATCACCCGGTGGTCGAGGAAGGGGTGCGCACGGCGCTGCGCGACCTGGCCGAGCGGCTGAAACACCCGCCGCCGGAGGCGCCGCAGCCTTGTCCCGACTGCACGCCCGGCACATGA
- a CDS encoding ArgP/LysG family DNA-binding transcriptional regulator — protein sequence MDQLDYRALAVLDAVATHGSFDKAAAALGISQPAVSQRIKALEDAAGRLLIVRSAPAVPTGLGQRLISHYRNVKLMEATLDIDLGKTVSMPELSVAVDAASLATWFPLCLPPLLTPPRCQLDIQLASQDEALHRLREGSVFGAVVAEDGAELKGPNGTPLGGMRYVCVATPQFAAHWFGDGFTREAVQLAPAVVHDRELTARFLAEHLDTTGPFPHHTLPLSTALNDCLLGGHAYGLLPYLQAANALGQGHLVDLLPAAYVDVPLAWQAWELDTPFTRALSEQVVAVARKYLVQD from the coding sequence ATGGACCAACTCGATTATCGCGCCCTGGCGGTGCTGGACGCTGTCGCCACCCACGGCAGTTTCGACAAGGCAGCGGCTGCCCTCGGCATCAGCCAACCGGCTGTCTCGCAGCGTATCAAGGCGCTGGAGGACGCGGCCGGCCGCCTGCTGATCGTGCGCAGCGCGCCCGCCGTGCCGACCGGGCTGGGGCAGCGGCTGATCAGCCACTACCGCAACGTCAAGCTGATGGAAGCCACGCTGGACATCGACCTGGGCAAGACGGTCAGCATGCCGGAATTGTCGGTGGCGGTGGACGCGGCCAGCCTGGCGACCTGGTTCCCGCTGTGCCTGCCGCCGCTGCTGACGCCGCCGCGCTGCCAGCTCGACATCCAGCTGGCGAGCCAGGACGAGGCGCTGCACCGGCTGCGCGAGGGCAGCGTGTTCGGCGCCGTGGTGGCGGAGGATGGCGCCGAGCTGAAAGGCCCCAACGGCACGCCGCTGGGCGGCATGCGCTACGTCTGCGTGGCCACACCCCAGTTTGCCGCGCACTGGTTCGGTGACGGTTTTACCCGCGAGGCGGTGCAACTGGCCCCGGCCGTGGTGCATGACCGCGAGCTGACGGCACGCTTCCTGGCCGAACATCTGGATACGACGGGCCCCTTCCCCCATCACACCTTGCCGCTGTCGACGGCGCTGAACGACTGCCTGCTGGGTGGCCACGCCTACGGCCTGCTGCCCTATCTGCAAGCCGCCAATGCCCTCGGCCAGGGTCACCTGGTCGACCTGCTGCCGGCCGCGTATGTCGATGTGCCGCTGGCCTGGCAGGCGTGGGAGCTCGATACGCCGTTTACGCGGGCGTTGTCGGAGCAGGTGGTGGCGGTGGCGCGGAAGTATCTGGTGCAGGATTGA
- a CDS encoding primosomal protein N' — translation MTHCFLQIALDTPLNAVFDYRWEGESAQRPQVGQLALVPFGTREVVGLIVAIRDSSDVPADKLKDALAVRTQLAPLSPQWIALAGFAAEYYQRPVGEVALPGLPKNLRVTTTVALDRAIKKLAKLTDTHDPTPVDMPTLNPEQQAAADAIGGAQGFTPTLLYGVTGSGKTEVYLQACAQVLAREPDGQILILVPEINLTPQLEANIRARFPGVMLATLHSSLSEGERMLHWLAAHQGQARIVLGTRLAILASLPHLKLIVIDEEHDPSYKQQEGLRYSARDLAVWRAWQLKIPVVLGSATPSLETWHHALAKRYRKLELRQRAVSQATLPAVKLINLEHDKPRDGLTQPLIDALKLRLARGEQSLLFLNRRGYAPVICCESCGWISDCQRCTAFMVLHKGEHKLRCHHCSLEMRIPRHCPTCGNIDLQPLGRGTQRVEEGLQAMFPEARILRIDADSTRRKGSAQEAFDTVHRGDVDILIGTQMVAKGHDFKKLTLVGILNPDTALFSHDYRASERLFAQLMQVAGRAGRTAQTDGGSPSEVLVQTRYPEHPLYGAIVRHDYDRFATALLAEREQAGLPPYLYQAMLRAEAPELAKALEFLAAARDCVPHEGITINDPIPMSMTRVYNVDRAQLLVESPSRPALQAFLKEWMTRLREMKSRVKWSLEVDPVDI, via the coding sequence ATGACCCACTGCTTCCTGCAAATCGCGCTCGATACGCCACTGAACGCTGTCTTCGACTATCGCTGGGAAGGCGAGAGCGCGCAACGGCCGCAAGTCGGCCAACTGGCGCTGGTGCCGTTCGGCACGCGCGAGGTGGTCGGCCTGATCGTCGCCATCCGCGACAGCAGCGACGTCCCGGCGGACAAACTGAAGGACGCCCTGGCCGTGCGCACCCAGCTGGCGCCGCTGTCGCCACAATGGATCGCGCTGGCCGGCTTTGCTGCCGAGTATTACCAGCGCCCAGTGGGCGAGGTGGCGTTGCCGGGGCTGCCGAAGAACCTGCGCGTGACCACGACGGTCGCGCTGGACCGGGCCATCAAGAAGCTGGCCAAGCTGACGGACACACACGACCCCACACCGGTCGACATGCCGACGCTGAACCCTGAGCAGCAGGCCGCCGCCGATGCCATCGGCGGCGCGCAGGGCTTCACGCCCACCCTGCTGTACGGCGTGACCGGCAGCGGCAAGACCGAGGTGTACCTGCAGGCCTGCGCCCAGGTGCTGGCGCGCGAGCCGGACGGTCAGATCCTGATCCTTGTCCCGGAAATCAACCTCACGCCGCAGCTGGAAGCGAATATCCGCGCACGCTTCCCGGGGGTGATGCTGGCCACGCTGCACAGCAGCCTGTCCGAGGGCGAGCGCATGCTGCACTGGCTGGCCGCGCACCAGGGCCAGGCCCGCATCGTGCTGGGCACCCGCCTCGCCATCCTGGCTTCGCTGCCGCACCTGAAGCTGATCGTCATCGACGAGGAGCACGATCCGTCGTACAAGCAGCAGGAAGGATTGCGCTATTCGGCGCGCGACCTGGCCGTGTGGCGCGCCTGGCAGCTCAAGATCCCGGTGGTATTGGGTTCGGCGACACCGTCGCTGGAGACCTGGCATCACGCGCTGGCCAAACGCTACCGCAAGCTGGAGCTGCGCCAGCGCGCCGTCAGCCAGGCCACGCTGCCGGCCGTCAAGCTGATCAACCTGGAACACGACAAGCCGCGCGACGGCCTGACGCAGCCGCTGATCGACGCCCTGAAACTGCGCCTCGCGCGCGGCGAGCAATCGCTGCTGTTCCTGAACCGGCGCGGCTACGCGCCCGTGATCTGCTGCGAGTCGTGCGGCTGGATCAGCGACTGCCAGCGCTGCACCGCCTTCATGGTGCTGCACAAGGGCGAGCACAAATTGCGCTGCCACCACTGCAGCCTGGAGATGCGCATCCCGCGTCACTGCCCGACCTGCGGCAATATCGACCTGCAGCCGCTGGGCCGCGGCACACAGCGGGTGGAAGAGGGGCTGCAGGCGATGTTCCCCGAGGCGCGTATCCTGCGCATCGACGCCGACTCCACGCGCCGCAAGGGCAGCGCGCAGGAGGCGTTCGACACGGTGCACCGGGGCGACGTGGACATCCTGATCGGCACGCAGATGGTCGCCAAGGGCCACGATTTCAAAAAGCTGACCCTGGTCGGCATCCTCAATCCCGACACGGCACTGTTCTCGCACGACTACCGCGCCAGCGAACGCCTGTTCGCACAGCTGATGCAGGTGGCGGGACGTGCCGGGCGCACGGCGCAGACCGACGGCGGCAGCCCCAGCGAAGTGCTGGTGCAGACGCGCTATCCGGAGCATCCGCTGTACGGCGCCATCGTCCGCCACGACTACGACCGCTTCGCCACGGCGCTGCTGGCCGAGCGCGAGCAGGCCGGCCTGCCGCCTTACCTGTACCAGGCGATGCTGCGGGCGGAAGCGCCGGAACTGGCCAAGGCGCTGGAATTCCTGGCGGCCGCGCGCGACTGCGTGCCGCACGAGGGCATCACCATCAACGACCCGATCCCGATGAGCATGACGCGGGTGTACAACGTCGATCGGGCGCAGTTGCTGGTGGAGTCGCCGTCGCGCCCGGCGTTGCAGGCGTTCCTGAAGGAGTGGATGACGCGCTTGCGCGAGATGAAGTCGCGGGTGAAGTGGTCGCTGGAGGTGGATCCGGTGGATATCTGA